From Pantoea vagans:
ACCAACATATAAGGGACGCGACGTAATGTGTGCTCGCGGATTTTAAAGCCTATCTTCTCATTTCTCAAGTCTGCCTTCACACGAATGCCAGCATTCTGCAGCTTACGCGTCAAAGACTCAACATATTCCGCTTGTCCGTCGGTAATATTCATTACCACAACTTGCAGCGGTGCCAGCCAGGTTGGGAAGAAACCGGCGAATTCTTCGGTAAGAATACCGATGAAGCGCTCCATCGATCCCAGAATCGCACGGTGAATCATCACTGGCGTCTGACGGTCGTTGTTTTCACCCACGTAGGTTGCTTCAAGGCGTTTTGGCAGGGAGAAGTCTAGCTGAACTGTTCCGCACTGCCAGGCGCGATCAAGACAATCGTACAAAGTGAACTCAATTTTAGGGCCATAGAACGCGCCTTCGCCGGGCTGGAACTCAAACTCAATGTTGTTTTCGTTCAACGCAGCGGCCAGGTCTTCCTCGGCACGATCCCACATCTCATCTGTACCAATGCGCTTATCAGGACGGGTGGATAACTTCACCACAATCTTTTCAAAGCCGAAGGTGCTGTACATGTCATAAACCATGCGGATACAGCTGTTCACTTCGTCACGCACCTGCTCTTCTGTACAGAAGACGTGTGCATCATCCTGGGTAAAGCCGCGAACGCGCATCAGACCGTGCAGCGCACCCGATGGCTCATTACGGTGACAGCTACCAAACTCTGCCATACGCAGCGGCAGGTCACGGTAGGATTTCAGACCCTGATTAAAGATCTGAACGTGTCCAGGACAGTTCATCGGTTTGATGCAGTATTCACGGTTCTCAGATGAGGTGGTGAACATTGCTTCTTTATAGTTTTCCCAGTGCCCGGTTTTTTCCCACAGGACGCGGTCCATCATGAACGGACCTTTCACTTCCTGATACTGGTACTCTTTTAATTTGCTGCGGACAAACACTTCCAGCTCGCGGAAGATAGTCCAGCCGTCATTATGCCAGAAGACCATACCAGGTGCTTCTTCCTGCATGTGGTAGAGATCCAGCTGCTTACCAATCTTACGATGGTCACGCTTCGCCGCCTCTTCCAGACGCTGCAGATAGGCTGCCAGCTGCTTTTTGTCTGCCCATGCGGTGCCATAAATACGCTGCAGCATTTTGTTGTTGCTGTCGCCGCGCCAGTAGGCACCGGAGATCTTCTGCAGTTTAAAATGATGGCAGAACCGCATGTTCGGCACGTGCGGACCGCGGCACATGTCGACATATTCTTCGTGATGATACAGGCCAGGCTTATCGTCATGGCTGATGTTTTCATCAAGAATGGTGGTCTTGTAGATTTCGCCGCGCGCCGCAAAGACGTCGCGTGCTTCCTGCCAGCTGACCTTTTTCTTCACCACATCGTAGTTGGTTTCAGCCAACTGATGCATGCGTTTTTCCAGCAGGTCGATATCTTCCTGGGTCAGGGTACGATCGATGTCGACATCATAATAGAAGCCGTTATCAATGACCGGGCCAATCGCCATTTTGGTATCCGGCCACAGCTGTTTAATTGCGTGCCCTAACAGGTGCGCACAGGAGTGACGGATGATTTCCAGACCCGCTTCATCTTTTGCGGTAATGATCGCAACAGCGGCGTCGTCGGTGATGGGATCAACAGCATCAACCAGTTCACCGTTAACACGGCCAGCGATACAGGCTTTCGCCAGACCCGGACCGATGTCCAGCGCAATATCCATGACACTGACAGGGCGGTCAAACACGCGCTGGCTGCCATCAGGAAGCGTAATTACAGGCATTTCATGTCCTTATTTGCAGTGGTAAGCCACACGAAAGCTTACATGCAACGTAATGTAAAATGAGTGACCTGGCGTGATATCAGACCCACATTGTCGGAATGTCGCCAGGATTGCAGTGCGGAGCAGATGATAGCAGTTTTCGCCGACGAGAAAAACCATCCCCTTTTCGCTAAGCCATGGAGCGAACAAAAAAAAGCGGCCTGACACACAGTGTCAGACCGCCGGGCATGGCGCAGGCAAAAATGCGCTTACATAGCGTAAGAGAGCATGATTGAGGTTTTGGTGTCGGTGCGATCTGGCGCAGACTCAGCCGGATTGTTGTTCCAGGTGACGTTGTAAGCCAGCTTCAGCGCGAAGTGGCTATTGATAGCGACCTGCAGGCCGGTTTCAGAGTTCACCGTGGTGTCTTCACCGAAGCTGCTCAGCACGGATACGCCCTGAATAAATTTGGTGGTATCGGTCAGCTGCCACTGATAGCTCACAGCGCCATAGCCCAGCGCCTTGGTCTGATGACCGCCAGCGTGGTAATCGTCATAACGTACACCCGGACCAAATTCCGCACGCAGCGAGTGCACCGGACCGTTCAGGATCTGACGACCGTAACCGGCAGTCAGCACGTCACGTGAATCGTAACCATTGAAACGATCGCTTAACCAGCTCGCCTGGCCAAACAGGTAGTCATAGGAGTTGAGGTTATAGCGTGAACGACCACCGATGTTGTACGTCTCTGAAGAGCGTTCATCATTTGACGAGGTGTTCGCTGCGTTACCCCACAAGCTGTAGGCCATAGATGACTGATACCAGGTCATATTGGTCTGAGCAGTCAGCGATGAACTGGTGGTGTTACCGGTTTGCGCCAGGTATCCCGCAGAAGCAGAACCTTCAAATGGCTTTTTAGCCGTGGAAGGGTCATCCATTGAGGTGAATACGGCGTTATCGGCCAGTGCCTGGTGACAAAACGCTCCGGCGGAGAGCAAAAGAACAGCAGACAGCTTGTTATAGGCTTTCATTAAATGTGATCCGTGCGACTGTTTAAAAAACGGAGAGTCTGAAGCGTTTTGCCGGGCATTCAATGCAATTTACGGTAAGTTTTGTAAAAAATTATTAACTTACACAAAATGCCTGGAATCACCCTGACAACCCATGTTAATTGGGAATCATCTTATTAACGTCGCGCATTATAGTGCTGCCCAAATGAAAAGCCAGACGTAACGGCAGAAAGATTTTTACGTCATGGGCAGGGCTCCTGACACTGATTTACGCTGTGCGTCACGACAGATACCCAGCATCTCTTTCATAATTCGCCTGAATTTTCACCATAGTCTACGCTCAGTTCAGTTTCTCTTTCCCGGAGGTGCCTTATGAGCAATACTGCCCTGACCCGCTATATCGTGGCCTTTCATTATCAGGAGTCGGGATTAAGTGACATCCTGGAGCTGACCAGCGCGATGACCGCCGCCGGTTTCACCACCACGCTGGCCGATGAAAATGGCCATCCCCATGAGCTGGGCACGAACAGTTATGGCATTGTCAGTACGCTGGACGCTGAGGATCTGCGACAGCAGGTTGCAGCTGCCGGTGAAAACGCCCTGGGTCAGAAACCGGATGTGACTGTCATGACCTTTGAAGAGTATCTGCGGGACACTGCCAGTCATCGCCCCGCCACCTCAGCGCCGGAATAAAAAGGTGCAATCACGCAGGTTTTAGTGAATATTCAGGCATCAGCATCGGACTTACGCAGCGAACAACGAGGATAGCCCTATGTGGTCAGCCATCAGTCGTCTGTTAAGCGAGCAGTTAGGCAACGCCGAAATCACTCAACGTCACGCCCTTGCAGGTGGTGATATCCATCCCACCTGGCATATTCGCTACGGTGACCATGATGTCTTCGTTAAAAGTAACAGCCGCGAGATGCTGTCGCTTTTTACGTGGGAAGCCGACCAGCTTGCCTTGCTGGCGCGCACCGGCACGGTTCGGGTGCCAGAAGTGTATGGTGTGGGTCATCATCGCGAGGAAAGCTTTCTGTTGCTGGAGTACATCAGGCCACAGCCCTTTGATGAGCAGAGTGCATATCAGCTGGGTCAGCAGCTGGCGCACCTGCACCAGTGGAGCGAACAGACGCAGTTCGGCCTCGATTTCGACAATAACATCACCACCACGCCCCAGCCCAATAGCTGGCTGCGGCGCTGGTCGGTCTTTTTTGCCGAACAGCGCATTGGCTGGCAGCTGCAGCTGGCGGCCGAAAAGGGGATTCAGTACGGGGATACCGAGCTGATTATCGCCTCCGTGCAGCGGGTGCTTGCGTCACATCATCCGCAGCCGTCGCTGCTGCATGGCGATCTCTGGCCCGCTAACTGCGCCAGCAGCGGCAATGGCCCCTGGCTGTTCGATCCCGCCTGCTACTGGGGCGACCGTGAGTGCGATTTAGCCATGCTGAGCTGGTACCCTGACCTGCCCCGCCAGATTTATGACGGTTATCAGGCCGTGTGGCCCCTGCCGGATGGTTTTTCGCAGCGTCTGCCGGTCTACCAGCTCTACTATCTGCTGAACCGGGCTAACGTGTTTGGCGGGCACTGGCCTGGCGATGCGCAGTTCGCCATTGGCCAGTTGCTGGATGAGGATGCGCTCGGCACCCGTCAGGCCAGGCCGGCCTGACGGCGTTCACGGTCAGATAAAGCCCAGCAGCGACAGCGCAAAATATCCGGCTATCGCAATCACCACTGGCAGGACATAAAGCGGGAAGATCTGCAGGAAGATGGTGTGACGAGGAACGCGCACCTTCTCTTCCAGTTGCTGACGGCTGCGTCCTTCACTGCCCTTTGCCTGCTCCAGAATCATCTGATCTTCAATGCCCTCTTTGACGTGACGTGCCTGCCGTCCCATCCGCGCGCCTGATGATTCCAGCGCCAGCCCGACAAAAATCAGAATGTAGATCAGCCAGAAACCCAGATTCATCTGACCGTTAAATTCCGGTACCGGCGAGTTATGCCAGAAAACGTTCAGGAATGGCGTGTTGAAGCGCAGCATATCGACAATGACATGGACGAAATCAAGCATAACGGCGTCAATGCCCGGCTGCTTCTCGCTGTGCTTAAACATAAAGCTCAATACCGAAATAATGGTCGACAACAGTGCCACTAAAAAGAGCACCCAGCCCACCACGCGCTTAAGGATGGCGATACGGCCAGCCTGTTGATAGGTCATAATATCTCCTGAAACTGGAATCCAATTTGCCGTCAGTCTACCTGCCAACGGAGAAATTTCCCAAATAAAGCGTGGTCAATCGGATGAAGCATGCGTCAGCAGAGAATGATGTTATGGTTAAACCGACTTTATTTATAAGGAGACCGCTGATGACCTGGCACCGCCCTGTCCTTGCTGCCCTGTTTGATATGGATGGCTTACTGATCGATTCTGAACCGCTGTGGGATCAGGCTGAACTGGATATCTTTTCAACGCTGGACGTCGACCTGTCACGACGCAGTGAAATGCCCGATACCCTTGGCCTGCGCATCGACCAGACTGTGCGGATGTGGTACGAAACGCTGCCCTGGCAGGGCCCCTCTCAGCAGGAGGTTACTGACCGTATTATTGCGCGCGCCATGACGCTGGTGGATCAGACGCGGCCGCTGCTGCCTGGCGTGGAAACGGCGCTGCAACTCTGCCAGGAGCAGGGAATGAAAATCGGCCTTGCCTCAGCATCGCCGCTCATGATGCTGGAACAGGTACTGGAGATCTTCAACCTGCGCCGCTATTTCGATGTGCTGGCTTCAGCAGAAGCACTGCCCTACAGCAAGCCCCATCCGCAGGTCTACCTTAACGCCGCCGCCAGCCTGGCGATTGATCCACTCAACTGCGTCACGCTGGAAGACTCTTTCAATGGCATGATCGCCACCAAAGCGGCCCGCATGCGGTCGATTGTGGTGCCCGCCGCTGAACATCGCGACGACCCGCGCTGGGCGCTGGCAGATGTCCGGCTGGACAATCTGACCCAGCTTAGCCTGCAGCATCTGCAGGGATAACAAACAGCCCGCACATAGCGGGCTTTTTTTTGCCCGCTGCGCCTGCCGGTTGATCTACTCCGCAAAAAATAAAACAACGTTTCATTTTTATTGAATTCCCATCCCGCTCTGCCTAAGATGCCCGAAGCGTCCCCATTCGGGGCATGAATAACCTGACCTGCAGAGAGGCCTGAGATGGACGTTCGCCAAAGCATTCACAGCGATCACGCTAAACAGCTCGACACTGACGCGCTGCGCCGCGAGTTTCTGATTGAGACGATTTTTTCCGCTGACAATTACACCCTGACCTACAGTCACATCGACCGCATCATTATTGGCGGCGTAATGCCGGTTAATAACCCAGTCACTATCGGTGATGAGATAGGAAAGCAGCTGGGCGTCAGTTACTTTCTTGAACGCCGCGAGCTGGGCATGATCAACATTGGCGGCCCGGGTCTGGTTGAGGTCGACGGTAAAGCCTGGGAGATCGGTCATGAAGAGGCGCTTTACATTGGTAAAGGTGCGCGCAACCTGCTGTTCCGCAGCCTGAACCCGGCCCAGCCCGCTAAATTCTATTACAACAGCGCACCCGCACACTGCACCTTCCCTGATAAGAAGATTACGTTACAGGAAGCCGCAACTGCCACGCTGGGTGATGCTGCTACTGCCAATCGTCGCACCATTAACAAATTTATCGTGCCGGATGTGCTGCCCACCTGCCAGCTCACCATGGGCTTAACCCGACTGGATGAAGGCAGCCTGTGGAACACCATGCCCTGTCACACCCATGAACGGCGCATGGAAGTCTATTTCTACTTCGATATGAGCGAAGAGAGCGCGGTCTTCCACATGATGGGAGAACCCCAGCAAACCCGCCATCTGCTGGTACATAACGAGCAGGCGGTCATCTCACCCAGCTGGTCAATTCATGCCGGCGTCGGCACCCAGCGTTACACCTTTATCTGGGGCATGGTGGGTGAGAATCAGGTCTTTGATGACATGGACCACGTCAAAATCAGCGAAGTGCGTTAAGCAGAGGAGAAGCATAAATGGTACTGAATACGTTTGATTTAAAAGGCAAAGTGGCAATGGTGACCGGTTGTAATACCGGTCTGGGTCAGGGTATGGCTCTGGGGCTGGCTCAGGCTGGCTGCGACATTGTCGGCGTTAACCGTTTCGAACCTGACGAAACGCAGCGTAAAGTTGAAGCACTTGGCCGCCGTTTCTGGTCGATATCGGCTGACCTGATGAAATCTGATGTTGCGTCGCAGGTTGTTGAGCAGGCGGTCGCAGCCGCGGGCAGAATTGATATTCTGGTCAACAACGCCGGGATTATCCGTCGTGAAGATGCACTGAACTTCAGCGAGCAGGACTGGGATGATGTGATGAACATCAACAGTAAAACGGTCTTTTTCCTGTCACAGCAGGTAGCACGGCAGTTTATTGCTCAGGGTAACGGCGGCAAGATTATCAATATCGCCTCTATGCTGTCGTTCCAGGGCGGCATCCGCGTGCCTTCATATACAGCGTCGAAAAGCGCAGTCATGGGTTTGACGCGTCTGATGGCAAACGAGTGGGCGAAGCATGGCGTTAATGTTAATGCGATTGCCCCAGGTTATATGGCTACCGATAACACTGAACAGCTGCGTAAAGACCAGGCCCGAAGCGATGAGATCCTGGGGCGTATCCCGGCAGGACGCTGGGGCGTGCCTGATGACATGATGGGCCCGGTAGTTTTCCTGGCCTCTTCCGCGTCTGACTACGTTAATGGCTATACACTGGCGGTAGATGGCGGCTGGCTGGCCCGTTAATCTTTCTGGCAGAACGGGCGGACAGTGTTTCATCGCTGTCCGTCTTGTTAAAAATATTCATGCTTCGTTACAGCGTCACATGTTCTCATTTACTGGATAAATCCCTATACTGGATGCATCGACAGCTTTCTTTGCAACCAGGTTCTATCATGACGGGCGAAGGCCACATCATTTTTGCCATTGCCAGCGCTATTTTTGCCAAACGTGCTGAGCTGACACCCGTACTGGCGCAGGCCGACTGGTGGCATCTCGTTCCTTCAGCCCTGCTGACATGCCTCCTGCCCGATATCGATCACCCCAAATCTCTGCTGGGACAGCGACTACGCTGGCTTTCTCATCCTATTGCGCGCGCGTTTGGCCATCGGGGCTTTACCCATAGTCTGCTGGCAGTGGCGGCCGGTTTATGGCTTTTTCAGATAAACCTGCCCCAGTCGTCGCCGATACCGGCAGACGTACTGCAGGGTCTGACGCTGGGCTACCTCAGTCATATTGTGGCCGATATGCTGACGCCCGCCGGGGTTCCGTTGCTGTGGCCCTGCCGCTGGCGCTTCCGTCTGCCGATTCTGCGCAGTCAGAAAGGAAATCAGCTTGAGCGGGCATTATGTCTGGGACTGGTAGGCTATGCGCTGTGGTTCCCGGTCGGCATGCCATCTTTTGGTGCAAACGGCTGGCCGGCTCAGCTGTTTGATACGCTACAAAATGGCGTCGGACGGTTAATTTCCAGTCATACTGCGCAATAAATCCGCACAAAACGCCATTAAGTTATAAACCATGCCATTTGGATATAAGGCACCCTCTCCGCCTGCTGTTACCATTCCCGCTGTCTTAATTCGTGATTAACATTATGCGGCTTTCCCGGGTGGGAAGGCCGCATTACTCTGGAGTTTCAGTATGGACCTTCCTCTTACGCTCAATATCGTGGCCTTTGTGGTGCTGCTGGTATTGCTCTCCCGCTTCAGCCGTCAGAACTGGAGCCTGTCGAAAAAAGTGCTGACCGGTCTGGTGATCGGCGTGCTGTTCGGCCTGGTTTTGCAGTTGATCTACGGCGAAAACAGCGCAGTGGTAAAAGAGTCTATCAGCTGGTTTAACATCGTCGGTAATGGCTATGTCCAGTTGCTGCAGATGGTGGTGATGCCGCTGGTGTTCGTTTCTATTCTGAGTGCGGTGGCCCGTCTGCATAACGCCTCGTCGCTGGGGAAAATCAGCGTACTGACCATTGGCGTACTGCTGTTTACTACCGCGATTTCCGCGCTGGTCGGCGTCTTCGTCACCGGCCTGTTTGGACTGAGCGCGGAAGGTCTGGTACAGGGTGTGCAGGAAACCGCGCGTCTGAGTGCGATCCAGAGCAACTATGTTGGCAAAGTCTCTGACCTGAGCGTGCCACAGCTGGTGCTCTCCTTTATCCCGAAAAACCCGTTTGCCGATCTGACCGGCGCTAATCCAACTTCGATTATCAGCGTCGTCATCTTTGCCGCCTTCCTGGGTGTGGCTGCCCTGCAGTTGCTGAAAGATGATGAAGTGAAAGGTCAGCGCGTGCTGGTCGCCATCGACACGCTGCAGTCGTGGGTTATGAAGCTGGTGCGTTTAGTGATGAAACTGACGCCCTACGGTGTGCTGGCGCTGATGACCAAAGTGGTTGCCGGTTCAAACCTGCAGGACATCATCAAGCTGGGCAGCTTTGTGGTCGCCTCTTACCTCGGTCTGGCCATCATGTTCGGTGTCCATGCCCTGCTGCTGTCGGTGAATGGCATCAACCCGCTGCGCTTCTTCCGTAAAGTGTGGCCGGTGATCACCTTCGCCTTCACCAGCCGCTCCAGCGCAGCGAGCATTCCGCTGAGCGTAGAGACGCAGACCCGTCGTCTTGGCGTGCCGGAGTCGATTGCCAGCTTCGCGGCATCCTTTGGTGCCACCATCGGCCA
This genomic window contains:
- the ghoS gene encoding type V toxin-antitoxin system endoribonuclease antitoxin GhoS, giving the protein MSNTALTRYIVAFHYQESGLSDILELTSAMTAAGFTTTLADENGHPHELGTNSYGIVSTLDAEDLRQQVAAAGENALGQKPDVTVMTFEEYLRDTASHRPATSAPE
- a CDS encoding YniB family protein, whose amino-acid sequence is MTYQQAGRIAILKRVVGWVLFLVALLSTIISVLSFMFKHSEKQPGIDAVMLDFVHVIVDMLRFNTPFLNVFWHNSPVPEFNGQMNLGFWLIYILIFVGLALESSGARMGRQARHVKEGIEDQMILEQAKGSEGRSRQQLEEKVRVPRHTIFLQIFPLYVLPVVIAIAGYFALSLLGFI
- the hxpB gene encoding hexitol phosphatase HxpB, encoding MTWHRPVLAALFDMDGLLIDSEPLWDQAELDIFSTLDVDLSRRSEMPDTLGLRIDQTVRMWYETLPWQGPSQQEVTDRIIARAMTLVDQTRPLLPGVETALQLCQEQGMKIGLASASPLMMLEQVLEIFNLRRYFDVLASAEALPYSKPHPQVYLNAAASLAIDPLNCVTLEDSFNGMIATKAARMRSIVVPAAEHRDDPRWALADVRLDNLTQLSLQHLQG
- the kduD gene encoding 2-dehydro-3-deoxy-D-gluconate 5-dehydrogenase KduD translates to MVLNTFDLKGKVAMVTGCNTGLGQGMALGLAQAGCDIVGVNRFEPDETQRKVEALGRRFWSISADLMKSDVASQVVEQAVAAAGRIDILVNNAGIIRREDALNFSEQDWDDVMNINSKTVFFLSQQVARQFIAQGNGGKIINIASMLSFQGGIRVPSYTASKSAVMGLTRLMANEWAKHGVNVNAIAPGYMATDNTEQLRKDQARSDEILGRIPAGRWGVPDDMMGPVVFLASSASDYVNGYTLAVDGGWLAR
- a CDS encoding metal-dependent hydrolase → MTGEGHIIFAIASAIFAKRAELTPVLAQADWWHLVPSALLTCLLPDIDHPKSLLGQRLRWLSHPIARAFGHRGFTHSLLAVAAGLWLFQINLPQSSPIPADVLQGLTLGYLSHIVADMLTPAGVPLLWPCRWRFRLPILRSQKGNQLERALCLGLVGYALWFPVGMPSFGANGWPAQLFDTLQNGVGRLISSHTAQ
- a CDS encoding fructosamine kinase family protein, with amino-acid sequence MWSAISRLLSEQLGNAEITQRHALAGGDIHPTWHIRYGDHDVFVKSNSREMLSLFTWEADQLALLARTGTVRVPEVYGVGHHREESFLLLEYIRPQPFDEQSAYQLGQQLAHLHQWSEQTQFGLDFDNNITTTPQPNSWLRRWSVFFAEQRIGWQLQLAAEKGIQYGDTELIIASVQRVLASHHPQPSLLHGDLWPANCASSGNGPWLFDPACYWGDRECDLAMLSWYPDLPRQIYDGYQAVWPLPDGFSQRLPVYQLYYLLNRANVFGGHWPGDAQFAIGQLLDEDALGTRQARPA
- a CDS encoding L-cystine transporter: MDLPLTLNIVAFVVLLVLLSRFSRQNWSLSKKVLTGLVIGVLFGLVLQLIYGENSAVVKESISWFNIVGNGYVQLLQMVVMPLVFVSILSAVARLHNASSLGKISVLTIGVLLFTTAISALVGVFVTGLFGLSAEGLVQGVQETARLSAIQSNYVGKVSDLSVPQLVLSFIPKNPFADLTGANPTSIISVVIFAAFLGVAALQLLKDDEVKGQRVLVAIDTLQSWVMKLVRLVMKLTPYGVLALMTKVVAGSNLQDIIKLGSFVVASYLGLAIMFGVHALLLSVNGINPLRFFRKVWPVITFAFTSRSSAASIPLSVETQTRRLGVPESIASFAASFGATIGQNGCAGLYPTMLAVMVAPTVGINPFDPLWIATLVGIVTLSSAGVAGVGGGATFAALIVLPAMGLPVTLVALLISIEPLIDMGRTALNVNGSMTAGSLTSRWLGLTDKRVLESDDNAELAHR
- a CDS encoding DUF481 domain-containing protein, with product MKAYNKLSAVLLLSAGAFCHQALADNAVFTSMDDPSTAKKPFEGSASAGYLAQTGNTTSSSLTAQTNMTWYQSSMAYSLWGNAANTSSNDERSSETYNIGGRSRYNLNSYDYLFGQASWLSDRFNGYDSRDVLTAGYGRQILNGPVHSLRAEFGPGVRYDDYHAGGHQTKALGYGAVSYQWQLTDTTKFIQGVSVLSSFGEDTTVNSETGLQVAINSHFALKLAYNVTWNNNPAESAPDRTDTKTSIMLSYAM
- the kduI gene encoding 5-dehydro-4-deoxy-D-glucuronate isomerase; the encoded protein is MDVRQSIHSDHAKQLDTDALRREFLIETIFSADNYTLTYSHIDRIIIGGVMPVNNPVTIGDEIGKQLGVSYFLERRELGMINIGGPGLVEVDGKAWEIGHEEALYIGKGARNLLFRSLNPAQPAKFYYNSAPAHCTFPDKKITLQEAATATLGDAATANRRTINKFIVPDVLPTCQLTMGLTRLDEGSLWNTMPCHTHERRMEVYFYFDMSEESAVFHMMGEPQQTRHLLVHNEQAVISPSWSIHAGVGTQRYTFIWGMVGENQVFDDMDHVKISEVR
- the thrS gene encoding threonine--tRNA ligase, with translation MPVITLPDGSQRVFDRPVSVMDIALDIGPGLAKACIAGRVNGELVDAVDPITDDAAVAIITAKDEAGLEIIRHSCAHLLGHAIKQLWPDTKMAIGPVIDNGFYYDVDIDRTLTQEDIDLLEKRMHQLAETNYDVVKKKVSWQEARDVFAARGEIYKTTILDENISHDDKPGLYHHEEYVDMCRGPHVPNMRFCHHFKLQKISGAYWRGDSNNKMLQRIYGTAWADKKQLAAYLQRLEEAAKRDHRKIGKQLDLYHMQEEAPGMVFWHNDGWTIFRELEVFVRSKLKEYQYQEVKGPFMMDRVLWEKTGHWENYKEAMFTTSSENREYCIKPMNCPGHVQIFNQGLKSYRDLPLRMAEFGSCHRNEPSGALHGLMRVRGFTQDDAHVFCTEEQVRDEVNSCIRMVYDMYSTFGFEKIVVKLSTRPDKRIGTDEMWDRAEEDLAAALNENNIEFEFQPGEGAFYGPKIEFTLYDCLDRAWQCGTVQLDFSLPKRLEATYVGENNDRQTPVMIHRAILGSMERFIGILTEEFAGFFPTWLAPLQVVVMNITDGQAEYVESLTRKLQNAGIRVKADLRNEKIGFKIREHTLRRVPYMLVCGDKEVESGKVAVRTRRGKDLGSMDVDLFVEKLQQEIRSRNLHQLEE